From the Catharus ustulatus isolate bCatUst1 chromosome 2, bCatUst1.pri.v2, whole genome shotgun sequence genome, the window CTTTTTAATGGCCAACCAAGCAACTAGTCTGGATTAAGCCTGGACCCAACTGCTCATGGTCTAGGATGCAATGCAGATATGTTGGTGAGCACGTCTGGTCCATGCAACAGGGCCCATGGGCATGGACCACCTGCTCTGACCAACCCAGCACCTTCTGGTCATTACACTACCCAAGAATGTGAGCATAAAGTCAAGCCTAGGAAGCTcaaacaaattacttttttatatGTGCAGGGGGAAAAGTTGCATTGTATCTTCTTTTGACATCTTACATCCTAAAATCTGAAGAAAGAGATGTCCTCAACAAAATGAAATCTGAGTGAAGGTAATTACATTGTGCGATTTTCATCTGTGATTACCCAAAGTCTGCACTCTTTAAAGTACAAAGGCAATTCAGCCATTTAAATTCCTGTGGAGTATGTCAGGCTGATacagcatgaaaatatttcaaagactTTTGAAATTAGGTTAGATCCATTTTGCTTACACTTAAATTTTATTCCTTGCAgatataataaaaatgtttatccATAAAATTAAGTTAAATTTGAAAACATCTTAATTTCACAAATTTGGCTGGGAAACCTCCACCACAAAGACAGCTTGGTCCTCCGAATACCTTTCTGTGAAATACACATATGCACATTCTCCACTTGTATTTATGAAGCTAGTACAATCAAAGTAATTCCAGTAGATGGCACTCAAGAATAAATACCATCCTAAAAGCTTCCTCATTCTGTAGTGTAAATGGCTTCTTCCCTGCAACTCATTGAACAGGTCTGAGTATGAGCCATCTCTCCAGATGAAAGTAAGCTGAAAGACTATCCAAAGTTTTTTCATCAAATACACCTGGTAAGTAACTAAATCTGAGAAATGTCACAGTCAGCCAGCTGACAAGTTGTAACTGGAAGAGATGAGATCTGTCAAATAAATCACTGCATGTCACAGGCCCAAGtcctgctgcagacagagcagTAGCACTGCTTGTCACCAAATTCAAAAGCATGTGTACCAATCTTTCCAGTGTGCACATCATAGCTGAAGGCATGGACAGCATATGACAGGCTGTCGATGTGAAAGAAGGTCCTGTGGTCCAGAGACCAATCCAGACCATTGGAGATGTCCAACTGGTCTAACTGTTTTATTACTGAATGGTCAGGGAAGAGGGTGTAGAGAGCTCCTTGCCGCCTCGCTCGGACCCCTGGTGCTGTCTCTTCAGCCATCGTACCTGAAATGGAAGCGGGAGCACTGGTTAGAAAGTAGAAACTTGCTCCTCGTGTTTGATCAAAAACCTCCTCTAAGTGTTACCAAGAAGTCCTAGGGAAAAATCATAtgattgtgatttttttttcttttcttccttaaaaaaaaaataaaatatttttaggaagaaattctttgccATGACCTCTTTTCTGGGGAGTCggttccaatgcctgaccaccctgtGGGTGAAGATCTTTTACATAATACAAAACCTAAACTTCTTTCTTGCCTTCAGGAGGCTGATGATTTCCCCCATCCTTGTTTTTCACAGGCTAACCAATAGAAGCTGCATATAAAGGGTGCAAACTGCAGCTCATATTCTGCTCTAGAAGCTGCATCCTCCTCTACATCTacagaaaaaatcccatctACATGAGCTTTTCACTGCCTTTTCCATGAAGGCAGTTGTTTGAAAAACACCATCCATCAAGTAGGAGAGCCTTCCTTTCAGATGGCCCTTGTCAACAGCATCTGTCCTCATCTAGGTCAGAAGATGTAGAGTCCCCTCTTCTCCTCCACTGGGCAGTAACCAAGCAGAGCATTCACAAGACAGGGAATAAAACGCCTTATATAAGGCATAACTGTAATTAGTTTCCCTTTGCTCCAGGGTAAATTTCTGCCAGGAACTTACCAGCAAAAAACCTCCCCTTTGGATCTACTTTCCCATCATTGAACCTGTTGTTGGGTTTATCCTGCTCGAGCTCAAGGATGGTGGTGACTGCCTCTGTGTCCCAGTCCAGGAAGGCAAACCTGGTCCCCAGGGCAATGACATAGCCCCCGCACTGGCGCAGAGCCACGGAGCCAACACGGGCATCTGTGGGTGAGAGACAGCAGAAGATGAAGGGCATCTCTGGGGCCATCACTCAGCCCTCACCGAGGGCATCTGGGCTTGACTGGGACATCCtggctgggaaaggctgagctgatGCTAAGATCTTTCTCCCCTGGCATTGTCAGCACATCTCACTATCTCTATTGCATGGATTTTTCCACCTTCTACAGCCATTAGGACTGTACCTCTTCCTCTGCAGGTGCCAAATGAAACACAAATTCCCATTTGGGCTTATCAGGGGCAGCATGTGCATGGTCCTCTCTGCTCGGCTGGCTTAGGGACCCTGTGCTCAGCAACACATTGTGGGAAGACAGGGTGGGTGATCTCATGGAAAGTAAAAGAGACCATCAACCTGAAGGACTCCTACCAGGAGGGGTGGATGGGGCAGACAGAGAAGACTCCCAGGATGAAGCAGGAGTACAGACTCTTACCCACAGACACGCTCTGCACCTCATTGGTGATGGGGCTCCAGCGGCAAACTTTCTGTGAGTTGATGTCTACGTAGACAAGCGCATTCTCCCTTTCTTCCCAGACTGGGCACTCTCCCATCCGGTTCTTCTCCTTCACAACAGACTCGATTTTGATGGAGGAAGACATGGTCTGAGGGGAAGTTAATAATGGATGCAATTTGAAGCTCTCATGTGGATTTTTTCATGACTACATTGTTTAAAAGTAGAGATTGTAAATCTCCAAATTCCACATGACAAAGTAATTTAGGAGGTTCTTATGACATTTCCATGGCCTCATGGTTGGAACCGAGCTTGAGGTGCCAAAGCTTCTCCTTACCAAAACTTTCCTAAACCACAGCTGCTGATGAGGCACCTGCCTCCAGGCACAGGAGTGCTGGGACTATGGCTCTGAGCTGGAATCAAGCTGCTGTCTGGGGATCCATGGTCCTAAGGGTCCCCCAGGGAGGGAtcagaaggcagcagcaccaaTGAGTCAGAAATCTTTTTGTGGAAAAACAAGGCTCTGCCCTATTAATACCTGTGCATTGACTTTCTCCGTAGGAAGACATTTACACACCCACAGCACTGATTCTACTTTGCCACAGAGGCCACTGCACAACAAATGCCTGTTCCCACATCAAGTCAGTGAGAATATGCAAATACAGAGGAAGGCTCCTGCCTTTGAAATTctactgctttgttttccctctAAGCATTTCCTCTTCATCAGCTCCCTCACTGCCCAAACTTAATCTTCAACCTCTGCTGCACACTCCGAATTTTTTCTCAATGCCAGGCTGTCGGGTGCAATTACCTCGCTGCTTGGGGGGCCAAAGCCACCAGTGAAGTTCCTATTCCATTTCCTTCTACTAGAATTTGTTCATGTGCTCATGCCGTGGCTACCCTCTCCCTGTTGCAGCAGGGTGCTCACAGGGACATCAGTCAATCAGCCACAGCTGATTGACACCCACACAGGGTGCACAATCCATCAGGTTTGTGTCCAGTACCCACTGACGTCCTCCTAAGCAGGGATCCTGGGCCTGCCCTGACCTTGCTGTGGGGAGGGATGTGAGCAATAACCTCCACCATTCAGCTCTTACAAAAGAAAGAGGCCCACTCACTTCCTCAGTCACCCCTAATGGAGCCGCCTCCACTGCTGCACCCACTGGCCTCAGCACATTTTTTCCACAGATTGGGAGATAATTCTTGGGAGGCAGCCAATCCTTGATATAACATCAGTCCTAGGGATTACTGTCTTCAAGTGGGTATTGTGTCCTAGTAGGTGAGCTGGTGATAAGGTTTACAGATAATTAATTAGCATTAATGCACTTCAAAATACGTGGGAAGAGTCAGTCAACCACTGTGAATGGAAATGCCAGGGTTGAGGGACATGGGATCTTTCCTGCAATGAGTCACACCACCAAGGCAAGTTTCAAACAACCCATCTATCAAATACATCCTTCTCCCTTCCAAAATCACTGGCCACAAGAGTCTGAGCAGCAAGCTGTTCCATGCAGGCAAATAGCATCTAAAACATAAATGAGGATACACAGCAAGATGCCAAGTTTTAACCTCCAGAAACCTGTTAAACAATGCTTGAGCTGGAGGAGTGAGTTTCTTGTGGGTTAAAGCTTTGTGTCATGTGGCTGCCATATGTGGGACCCGAGGCTTGGAGACACAATGCTGACTTTATTGTATCATGGTctggaaagcacagagctgttctCAGCCCTCTGGGAAAACAAGAGTTCGGCAGCAGCCcggcagcagtgcagctcctgcagaggcaGAAAGCCTCCagatctgcagcagccagggtgTATTAGTCTTACCAGTGGTTTCATTGACCCCACCAAGCCTTATTAAACCTTTCTTTTCCCACCAGCTCCTGTTTCATTTACATCCCCCTTGTCCAACTTCTGCAACACCAAAACAGGGGCCTGGCAGATAAGCCGTGGTGAAATACTGATTCATAGACCCATCCCACATGCCACATGAGGAGTACACAATCACACTGTTGCCAGATGTTTCACAAGGCATAGGCGGGGAGAAACCATCCTGCCTGCACCAGCTGcctgcttccccctcccctgctcccccagtgatgctgcagagaCCTGCCCTGTCCCATGGACCCTCAGTGCACATCTGCCTTCTCTGCACATTCAGCCACAGCACCCATCCCCTCTGCCAAAGAAATAACTCCTGCGTGTCACTCCAGCTGTGGAGGTTTCCATACTGGTGAATATCGTGGCTCAAATCATCATCACCCCTCCCTGTTTTTAAGAAGCGGGCAATTAGAAGGGAAGGTCTATGTTTTGCTGGCTAAGGTTTCACTAATTTTTACAAGCAGCTGAAAATGGAAGGTTTTAACAGGAATGACCATCCAACCCTAGAGTGGCAGCATTGCCCTCCGAAAGAGTCCCCAAGCTGTGAGGGACTCAGCCCTGGTCCTGTCCACTTCATGTTCCCCCTCTGGTTAGTGCTCTGCTCATTTCCTGCCATGCCCTCCCTGCTGACACCCCATGGGACTATGCAGCAGTAACATTTCACCAAATGCAGCATCTcagagggaaaaatgaggaaattacCCCCAAAACCTGATTCAAAATACCCCAGCATAATCAGTCCCCAGGCATCCTGCCATCTGGTACCTTTATCTGTGGCACCTCGCACCCTGCTTGGTACAGCACTGACCCATCAGAGATGAGCATGCCAGAAAAGACGAGAAATTCCAAGCAAAAATCACCAAATACTTCTGTGTTCTCCCAAAGCAAAATCCctgcagaaaaaataatcacattcaTCCTGCCTATAGCCCCTTTCAAACATTTTGTTGGCTTTGTAGCCTCCTGGACTCATCCTCAAACCCATTATGGAGACTAAGGGATGGACAGGTGTcaccaaaacattttccaagTTAAACTGTTTAACTGGTAAAAATTACCAGAATTTGGAGACTGTAAGAAAATTTTCCTATTAGGAATAAAAAACTAATGTAAACATCCTTTCTGCTCTGGAAACTAAACCCCTCTCTGGCAGTTATTTGAAAATAGCCTTTCTAGACCTCTGTCTACATTCCTTTTCAAATCATCTGGACAAAAGTTGGTCATTTCAGCACCCCTAAAAAGATACAGGTAAATCAAAGACTAGCCTTAAaagtttttttgctgtttccctccctctctccttcccatgCAAACATACATAATTTCATTCTTCATGCCAAACTAAACCTTCAAATAAGCAGGCAGACAGCTAAAACTTCTAATATACAGTCAAGCAACCATCTGCATAAACCAAAGAATTTTAAGAACCCTTTTCCCCTCAGTCAAACAGCTGAACATCTTTACCAAGCTGGAGGACACCTATGTGAAACTCTGCAGCTCATCACATCAACGCACCTGCTGAGGAAAATATTGCGAGAGCTGGGTTGGTGACTCTTTTCCAGCACCGGTCCAATGAAACTGGCTGCTGTTTCCTGCGACGGTTAAAAATGTGCACCAGTTGATGTTATCTGCATGGAGCAGGTAACCTTTTACATTTTGTATTCAGTCAGCAGTCACATGAATGATGAGGCAGGGACCAAAGCCTTTCTGAATGGTCTGGtttgcagtgccagcagcaggacatgtGATAGAGAAAAATCCTTGCTCAGTATTTTTCTCATGTCAGGAGAGTGcgagagggaaactgaggcgTTGCACCATTCGGTCGCCCCAAGGGCTAGCCCAATCTTCCAAAATTTAGGGTGTTGAAAAGGGAAGGTTAATGAAAGATGCAAGGGAGGGTTTTGTAGTACTctgataaggaaaaaaatattgtgattAAGGCTTATTATCGTCTTTAAGACTTGGCTCCtactcccagctgtgccacagccttCTTGTGTGTGAAGCCACAGGGCTCCTCACCTCGAGGATGCAAAGCCTGATCCCACTTTGGCAAAGAGCTCCAAGCTGTTGCCTGTAGCACACACAGGGGAGAGCTTTTACCAGGCAGTCTCAGCAATTGTCACAGATGCTGCAGGATGGCAATGTCTTGCCTGACTTTTATTATCTTCCCTCTTTGGcatttgccttctttttttgtctgtggGAGGCAAAGGTGGAAGATGCCAAGGGCCTTCTCccggccagccctgctcagcagaggtAGGTGATGGCAGGGCCAGCAAGGTGGGACAGGGCAGGCTTGCCATGGGACAGCGTCCAAGCTGGGCAGTGAGCCCGAGCAACCACCAGAGTTTTGGTGACAGGACCACACTCAGTGAGGGCAGAAGCCACTTGGGAGGAATTAGCCCCAATCCAGTTTGCAGGAACAATGCATTTCTTTACTCATGAAAGACTTTAATGAACTTTTTAATTTGATGTTGAAATGATTCACAGGATGAACATGTTTCCCTGATAAGCAAGTAGACAAGATAGATGTATTATCCTACAGTCACCATCAATCCACATccagagattaaaaaattacagcCTTAAGACACAGACAAATTCAAACATTTCCAGGGGAAAAGCCAGTAATATTTCCAAGCCAAGCTCCTTCCAAAATCACTGTATTACAGACAAGGTAATTCTGGGTGCCTTGAGAACCCTTCTGAGTTTTCCTTGGCCTCCAATGGCTCCATCTCATCTCAGCACAAACCTTCGGTCTCTGTTTGCTCTCAGAAAAATTATCatattattctgttttcttttttataaccTAGATGATAACTTAGAAGGGAGGTTCAAGTAGAACAATACACATTTTTTCCACAGCCTTTTCTGCTGGAAGAcatattcaaaagaaaaattctggcTTATGAtaattttcaatgaaaattaattttcagagggaaaaaaaaaggactgaaaattaTAAGTTATCTtgctttctgcaaaatatttccGAAAGCATTTTCTCTAAATGGATTTTGGAGgacaaaaacacattttccacaCAGCTCTTCACTTCAGGTGACTTGATTAACTTCCccatcacaggctgcagcaaagtAAAACCAACTGAGGCAGGGGGAGAAAGAATTCACCTTGCTGCAACTGAAAACACCAAACATGCAGATTTCTGGGCGAGTAGCTTGGCTGCTGGATTATCAGTGgcacaggaaggacagcagctgggaaaattATACCAGAACACATCTCTAATTTATTCATGTGGCTGCAAATGCCCTGGGGATGTCCCTGCCACATTTTGCACCATCTCTTATTCTTACCCTGACCACTTCTAGGCTACCAACACAAACACCACACCTCCCACTTTGCCATCTCAACATGCCCCATCTCTGCCTTTCCAGAAGTTGGTCACTTTAGGAAGAGACACATCTCAAAGGTTTTTGGCTGCTGTTGATAAGTGGTGCAACTCTGCAGTAGCAGGTGCATGTATTTGCCAGCCAGCCAGCTACCCTTTTAATTGTTTCCACAACATAAAGAGCCTGGCCCTGCCATGCACTCTGTTGCTTTCTAACATTGCCGGGTTGCAAAGCAGAAGTTTCTAGTGAAGTTGGCCAAAGGCAGCCACACACCCCTGCACCTCTGGCTGACACCCAACCACTTGTCTCCTTCTAGTGTGGCTTCCCCGCTCCCACTGCTTTGGTGTCCTCCGATGCAACTCTTACCATTTCTTTTTGTAGTCCCTAGTTTTTATCAACATAGGGTCAGGAGAGTATCAAGGCATTATTGCACCACATAATGTGGTACTTAAACAATTGTATTTGTCTTCTGTTCCCACAGGCACATGCTCAGACAATAGCTTGGAATTTGTTCTTGTGGCTTTGCAAATATTTAGTAAATCCatcacttccctttttttccccacaactCCCCAAAACATACTTGTGTTACTTATTCCCCTTGAGGGTCCATCCCATCATTCATTGCTCTAAAAACTCAACTTTGCTTGTTATTTGGTTGTCCTGATCTCTCAAAATTTTTATGCACCTCTGCAGATGTCTCCCTCTTGGGGGGAGAGCCCTCCCTCTAACAGGCATATAAGAGTTAGCAAAGACACAGGTATTAAAAACCCTGGGCAGATACAGGTATAGGTACTCACCCCAGCGATGTCCAAAAGTGAAACCCAAGCTTATCTTTTCGTGGCTTCACCCTTTTGTAGGAAGGGCCTGGTTCCTCCCTTGTGCTCGAGATGGGAAGAACTGGAGCTCCCCAGGCAGGCAGTGCCgcctgcttttatttcagcagaGCTATTTTGCCAGCAAAGGATTACTAGAGCTTTCTCCAGCTCAGTTGGGAACAACTACGCTTCACCTATGACTATAGATTTTGGTCATGAGGGTGAAGAAACCcttcagggcacagcagctgctcctcctgatACAGCCTTTCCTGTCACTGGGTTCTTGCTCAACCCTAATTGAAATCAGTGCTGATCTTTGATCAAAGAGGTGAGCGCCATTAATAAGAGAGGGATTAAACAAAAGTCAGGAAGCCTTCCTAATTGAGGGAACCGGCAACGGCTCAGCTCCAGTTTGCCAGATCCAGCGCTCTGTCATGGGACTCAAGTCAAAATACGCCGGCAGCACCAGTTTGGGCTCCTCGGGGCTGGGACGCGGGAAGCAGCTATAGCCTCTGCACTGGAGGCTGCGCCGAGACGCGCTCCCAGGGCATTTCGGCAGCATTAAAAATGCAACTCTCCTGGCAGAGTTGGCTCTTCCTGCTCATGTGAAGCCCACGAAACCTGCATAGCAAAGCCAAGCAGGTGCTTTTACAAAAGGGGGAGGTGGCATTCATTTGTAAAATGTCTGCAGCAGCTTATTTTACCTGCCTCTGCTCTCACGCTCACAAGCACAAAGAAATGTGTTATTCAGACATctgcccagtgccacccacGCACAGTATGGAGGAAGAGCAGCCATGGCCTCCTCCCTGTGTCTCATGGGTGCCTCCTGGCCAGCTCTGATAAACTAATCTTTGACCCAATTTTTCATGCCTGTACAAGCTATTGCTTTTACTCTTCTAATGCAGCAACAACATAAAAAAGATCAGcttgtttttttgtgttgtgctgGCAGTCATGCTTTGCCAGCACGGTGGTGTGAGGTTGAGCACAGGTTGAAAATCTCAGCAGCGATGGCAGAGAGGGCTTCTATGTGTTTAGCCCACTTATTTTCTGCTGTATCTCTGGCTGATCTCCACTAGTGatcagccacagcagcccaaCAGCACAGTTCGTGAGCTGCAGGTATCACCTGTGACTTTAGTGAGATCAGAGCCCTAAACTTGCCACATTCACCATCTCCCTCAACTCAAGCTTTCTCAGTACTGTGCCTTGAGTAGATTTTAGATTGTGCTTTTAGACTGCCTTGTAGCACAAAGCAAATGAAGGATGTGGACACTCCAAAGAACAAGGCCCAGCTTCCTTCCTGCCTTATGCTCATCCACACCGAAGTGGGGTTGtttaaatctccttttctttccagctgcCAAGACAGATCCCTGCATGATTTAAAGAGGGGAAACAGTAATGTGCACAAAATAATCTTTGAACCCTAGGATCTAAGCAGCACCAAGACCTTGGTGGGCAGCTGCGTCACCCACCACACACTCGAGGGCACAGCCAACACAAAATGATCCATCAGAAACTCACTTCAACGAGCCTGCAGAAATGGGAAACCATTATGTGCTGATTCTTGGAGCTACCTGGAGAGAAAATGCACTGCCACAGGCTCACTCAGCAGTCACTTGGCAGGTTACCCTGacacagcaggatggggacacacagcTATTCCACCTGCATATGGAGGTGCACTAACATGGGAACATGTAGAATCCCAAGAGCaaaaatttgctgtttaaaaTGCAGCTAAGATACATCACAGTTGttgcagcacacacaggttgaagttaaaagcaaaatgcaatCCAGTGAGTAAGTTTTCATTTACAACAGGTGGTGTGAAGAAATTGCAATAgatcttccctttccttcacATTTGCAAAGCAATGGCTTCTTGGGCATGTGGGCTTGCCTTGCCTCTCTGTACTCTGGGGGAGGTTGGTTCTGAAGGTATGTGCAGGTTGTGCTTTATGCACAAATGGCCTGAATGCCCAATGTTTTCCTGTCATCGTGGATGTCCCCAGAACAGGCCAAGATCTTCAAAGGATAGAAAAGGATATAGTTCTTGACTtcaaatttttgggtttataTTTAACAAAATGAGCAACAT encodes:
- the LOC116992918 gene encoding regucalcin-like, whose translation is MSSSIKIESVVKEKNRMGECPVWEERENALVYVDINSQKVCRWSPITNEVQSVSVDARVGSVALRQCGGYVIALGTRFAFLDWDTEAVTTILELEQDKPNNRFNDGKVDPKGRFFAGTMAEETAPGVRARRQGALYTLFPDHSVIKQLDQLDISNGLDWSLDHRTFFHIDSLSYAVHAFSYDVHTGKIACPKLLYHLEKEEQMPDGMCIDTEGKLWVACIDGGRVIRIDPETGKRIQTVRLPTPRITSCCFGGKDYSEMYVTSAYDGLDEATLAKEPHAGEIFKITGLGVKGIPQNFYAA